A DNA window from Drosophila virilis strain 15010-1051.87 chromosome 4, Dvir_AGI_RSII-ME, whole genome shotgun sequence contains the following coding sequences:
- the Spn31A gene encoding serine protease inhibitor 42Dd, with translation MSAAPSLTASGVPREISLGAEIFHSIASAATDENVIISPLLLEATLALLYLGSDGATAEELQRLLELKQRFPSNAKMANFYAAELAAATGDKDTRIQLQNRLLLQASAGTSIADDFQKIAQTYFHATAECLDLQQSEKLRRYVSDNLLASIGGGNWQQPLQVNVSQAAQMLLLLAARLQSKWFLPFSAYRTGLYDFHSSTGVPKPVPMLFDDDMFVKYAELRELNARAIELPYEHADELAMLLILPNKRDAAALAELETQLRAHDLGALQQRMQMESVQVLLPKFSIDFECSLRQALKQVGFAEIFGSSANFKHLHSVANQPIVDVLHKLRIDLNESGSGSELPQPAAGYKPIVISNSSRQKFFRADHPFFFAIRGENVTLFVGHVVSF, from the exons ATGAGTGCTGCTCCTAGTCTCACTGCGTCTGGTGTCCCACGCGAAATCAGCCTTGGAGCTGAGATTTTCCATAGCATTGCATCCGCAGCCACAGATGAAAATGTCATCATATCGCCACTGCTGCTGGAGGCGACGCTGGCGCTGCTCTACCTGGGCTCCGATGGCGCGACAGCTGAGGAGCTGCAGCGGCTGTTGGAGCTGAAGCAGCGCTTTCCCAGCAATGCCAAGATGGCCAATTTCTATGCTGCAGAGTTAGCTGCAGCGACTGGCGACAAGGATACACGCATTCAGCTGCAGAATCGTTTGCTACTGCAGGCCAGCGCCGGTACGAGCATTGCGGATGACTTCCAGAAAATTGCACAAACATATTTCCATGCGACGGCCGAGTGCCTCGACCTGCAGCAGTCCGAGAAGCTACGCCGCTACGTTAGCGATAATCTCTTGGCCAGCATAGGCGgcggcaactggcagcagccGCTCCAGGTGAACGTAAGCCAAGCGGcacagatgctgctgctgctcgcggCGAGGCTTCAAAGCAAATGGTTTTTGCCCTTTAGTGCCTATCGCACGGGTCTCTACGACTTTCACAGCTCCACAGGAGTCCCCAAGCCTGTGCCCATGCTCTTCGATGACGACATGTTTGTTAAGTACGCGGAGCTGCGGGAGCTTAACGCCCGCGCCATCGAGCTGCCCTATGAGCATGCCGACGAATTGGCCATGCTGCTAATCCTGCCCAACAAGCGCGATGCCGCGGCCCTGGCAGAGCTGGAAACCCAACTGCGCGCTCATGATCTGGGCGCACTGCAGCAGCGTATGCAAATGGAGAGCGTTCAGGTGTTGCTGCCTAAGTTTAGCATCGACTTTGAGTGCAGCCTGCGTCAGGCGCTAAAGCAG GTGGGTTTTGCGGAGATTTTTGGCTCCTCAGCCAACTTCAAGCATTTGCATTCAGTCGCGAATCAGCCAATTGTCGATGTCCTGCACAAGCTGCGGATTGACCTAAACGAATCGGGCTCAGGTTCAGAGTTGCCTCAGCCGGCGGCAG GCTATAAGCCCATTGTGATTAGCAATTCCTCGCGGCAAAAGTTCTTTCGGGCGGATCATCCATTCTTCTTTGCCATACGCGGCGAGAACGTGACCCTCTTTGTGGGGCATGTGGTTAGTTTTTAG
- the Cpr31A gene encoding uncharacterized protein Cpr31A, producing the protein MASKLLTALSLLALTGCCLGGFAATYSGFQPAYATYQAAPTFYHAAPAAFYQQATAPVLAKTVLPVAPAYTKSYAVKAVAPVVRAYAAAPAAVAAVAPVVKTVPVAAPLAPVVKQVELESAPRYDFSYGVHDSITGDIKSQTESRDGGNVVGSYSVLDADGYKRTVTYTADDINGFNAVVQREPVVAARTAVVTPVAPVPVVSSAAVATLPAPIYYPQAQQQLFQPQQQLFQPQQQLFQPQQQLFQPQQQGGAEQESEVVEAPRQPDQEPAPVDYSDAQQQQQVYPQDQQFPPYPTASPAPAATSDDSDSDVVEARSAQESSSTTAAPAAVNEENKEQDKKSA; encoded by the exons ATGGCAAGCAAA CTTTTGACTGCTCTGTCGCTTTTGGCTCTGACCGGCTGCTGCTTGGGCGGCTTTGCAGCCACCTACTCGGGCTTCCAACCTGCGTATGCCACCTACCAGGCAGCACCTACCTTTTACCatgctgcgcctgctgctttCTACCAGCAGGCGACGGCTCCTGTGCTGGCCAAGACTGTGCTGCCCGTTGCGCCGGCTTACACCAAGTCCTATGCTGTGAAGGCCGTTGCTCCCGTTGTGAGAGCCTATGCTGCGGCTcctgcggctgtggctgctgttgcacccGTTGTGAAAactgttcctgttgctgcaCCTCTCGCTCCGGTTGTCAAGCAAGTGGAACTGGAGTCTGCTCCCCGCTACGATTTTTCGTATGGTGTGCATGATTCCATCACCGGCGACATTAAAAGCCAAACGGAGAGCAGAGACGGCGGCAATGTGGTTGGCTCCTACAGCGTCCTTGATGCCGATGGCTACAAGCGTACGGTAACCTACACGGCCGATGACATCAATGGCTTCAATGCGGTGGTGCAGCGTGAGCCTGTGGTGGCTGCCCGTACTGCCGTTGTGACACCTGTTGCCCCAGTTCCCGTTGTGTcctcggctgctgttgctactcTGCCCGCACCCATATACTATCCACAAgcccaacagcagctgttccagccacagcagcagctgttccagccacagcagcagctgttccagccacaacagcagctgttCCAACCACAACAGCAGGGTGGTGCCGAGCAGGAAAGCGAAGTTGTGGAAGCACCACGCCAGCCCGATCAGGAGCCAGCACCCGTTGACTACTCAGatgcccaacagcagcagcaggtttATCCACAGGATCAACAGTTCCCACCCTACCCAACCGCTTCACCAGCCCCAGCCGCCACATCCGATGATTCGGATTCCGATGTGGTGGAGGCGCGCTCCGCCCAGGAGTCCAGCAGCACCACCGCTGCCCCAGCTGCCGTTAACGAAGAGAACAAGGAGCAAGACAAAAAGTCCGCTTAG
- the LOC138911240 gene encoding odorant receptor 67a-like produces the protein MASSLLVCFVGFQMTLGLSFEIKCKLAVLFVAQMVQIYLICYFSDLLINASASVSNAVYEMNWIEADMRFKKMLIIVAARAQRPVNLRATVFLDVSMQTMTMFLQMTYRFFCMIRTMYQ, from the exons ATGGCTTCTTCTCTGCTGGTCTGCTTCGTGGGCTTTCAGATGACCCTTGGACTGAGTTTTGAGATAAAATGCAAACTGGCCGTCCTCTTCGTAGCGCAAATGGTGCAAATCTATCTCATATGCTACTTTAGTGACttgctaataaatgcc AGTGCCAGTGTCTCCAACGCTGTCTACGAGATGAATTGGATAGAGGCCGATATGCGGTTCAAGAAAATGCTTATTATTGTAGCAGCACGCGCCCAGAGGCCAGTCAACTTGAGGGCCACTGTGTTCTTAGATGTTTCAATGCAGACTATGACCATG TTCCTGCAAATGACATACAGATTCTTTTGTATGATTCGTACCATGTATCAGTAA
- the LOC138911191 gene encoding odorant receptor 67a-like, which translates to MSGAYVSFNDFMSLPVVFYHTIGVNPYESATNTATRSHWLLAIFIFHVVNLNCMCGLEIAFVYMSFRDSENFVESCMVMGYIAFVVVGELKMITVWWQKSKLNALMREMELIFPSASAEDQRRYQVERYLQRCRVFTKGFTCLYLLLIATYNLYMLVQFFIQRVFLDMPNAQLVMPYTPVSPWSLENGLGYGVMYILQALAGYCATAGHASSDILIYAVVIQDIMHYDFLSRELVNLQIQTGRVSDGSDKDLKLLRKLISYHNKLLG; encoded by the coding sequence ATGTCGGGGGCATATGTGTCTTTCAATGACTTTATGAGTCTGCCTGTCGTTTTCTATCACACGATCGGGGTAAATCCTTATGAATCGGCCACCAACACTGCAACCCGAAGTCATTGGCTTCTCGCAATCTTTATATTCCATGTGGTTAATCTGAACTGCATGTGTGGACTGGAGATAGCTTTTGTGTATATGTCCTTTAGGGACAGCGAGAACTTTGTGGAATCCTGCATGGTAATGGGCTACATTGCATTTGTCGTAGTCGGAGAACTGAAGATGATAACCGTCTGGTGGCAGAAGTCAAAATTGAATGCACTGATGCGTGAAATGGAATTGATATTTCCATCTGCATCTGCTGAGGACCAGCGCCGATATCAAGTGGAGCGCTATTTGCAGCGCTGCCGCGTGTTCACGAAGGGTTTCACCTGCCTCTACCTGCTGCTCATCGCCACTTACAATCTCTACATGCTTGTCCAGTTCTTTATTCAGCGGGTTTTTCTGGACATGCCAAATGCACAGCTCGTCATGCCCTATACTCCAGTATCGCCGTGGAGCTTGGAAAATGGCTTGGGCTACGGCGTGATGTACATTTTGCAGGCCCTAGCTGGTTACTGCGCTACCGCAGGACACGCCTCCAGCGACATTCTCATCTATGCGGTGGTCATTCAGGACATCATGCACTATGATTTTTTGTCTCGTGAGCTCGTTAATTTGCAGATACAAACGGGACGTGTGAGTGATGGCTCTGACAAAGATCTCAAATTGTTGCGGAAACTGATTTCATATCACAACAAGCTTCTTGGGTAG
- the Pen gene encoding importin subunit alpha — protein MNKSDASTRQGHYKANTLNTQDSRMRRHEVTIELRKSKKEDQMFKRRNINDEDLTSPLKELNGQSPVLLSVDEIVAAMNSEDSERQFVGMQQARKMLSRERNPPIDLMIGHGIVPICIRFLQSSNTILQFEAAWALTNIASGTSEQTRCVIEQNAVPHFIELLQSKSLNLAEQAVWALGNIAGDGAAARDIVIQHNVIDGILRLINNETPLSFLRNIVWLMSNLCRNKNPSPPFEQVKRLLPVLSQLLVSQDIQVLADACWALSYVTDDDNNKIQAVVDTDAVPRLVNLLQTDEPSIIVPALRSVGNIVTGTDQQTDVVIAAGGLPKLGLLLQHSKGNIVKEAAWTVSNITAGNQKQIQAVIDAGIFQQIRHVLEKGDFKAQKEAAWAVTNTTTSGTPEQIVDLIEKYKILKPFIDLLDAKDPRTIKVVQTGLSNLFALAEKLGGTENLCLMVEELGGLDKLEALQQHENEEVYKKAYAIIDTYFNTGDDEAEQELAPQEVNGALEFNATQPKAPEGGYTF, from the exons ATGAATAAATCGGATGCAAGCACACGCCAGGGCCACTACAAGGCCAACACTCTCAATACGCAG GACTCGCGCATGCGTCGCCATGAGGTGACCATCGAGCTGCGCAAGTCTAAGAAGGAGGATCAGATGTTTAAGCGCCGTAACATCAACGATGAAGATCTGACCTCGCCTCTGAAGGAGTTAAATGGACAGTCACCGGTGCTGCTATCGGTTGATGAGATTGTGGCGGCTATGAACAGCGAGGATTCGGAACGCCAATTCGTGGGTATGCAGCAGGCGCGCAAGATGCTTAGCCGCGAGCGCAATCCGCCCATTGATCTTATGATCGGACATGGCATTGTTCCCATCTGTATACGCTTCCTTCAAAGCTCCAA CACCATTCTGCAGTTTGAGGCTGCCTGGGCCTTGACCAACATTGCATCGGGTACATCGGAGCAGACGCGTTGCGTCATTGAGCAGAATGCTGTGCCCCATTTCATTGAGCTCCTCCAGTCGAAGTCGCTTAATCTTGCCGAACAGGCCGTTTGGGCGTTGGGCAATATTGCGGGCGACGGCGCTGCGGCACGTGATATCGTAATTCAGCACAATGTCATCGATGGCATTCTGCGTTTAATCAATAATGAGACGCCTCTGTCCTTTCTCCGCAACATTGTCTGGCTGATGTCGAATTTGTGCCGCAACAAGAATCCATCGCCGCCCTTTGAGCAAGTAAAGCGTCTGCTGCCAGTGCTATCGCAGTTGCTGGTCAGCCAGGACATACAGGTGTTGGCCGATGCGTGCTGGGCGCTGTCGTATGTGACAGAtgatgacaacaacaagatacaagcggTGGTCGATACGGATGCAGTGCCACGCCTTGTAAATCTTCTGCAAACCGACGAGCCCAGCATAATTGTGCCGGCACTGCGCAGTGTCGGTAACATAGTCACTGGCACGGATCAACAG ACCGATGTGGTCATAGCTGCTGGTGGCTTGCCCAAGCTTGGCTTGTTGTTGCAACACTCGAAAGGCAATATAGTTAAGGAGGCTGCCTGGACAGTGAGCAACATTACGGCCGGTAATCAGAAACAGATTCAGGCAGTCATCGACGCGGGTATCTTCCAGCAGATACGTCATGTATTGGAAAAGGGCGACTTCAAGGCACAAAAAGAGGCCGCCTGGGCGGTTACCAATACAACTACGTCGGGTACTCCCGAACAAATTGTAGATCTCATTGAGAAGTACAAGATATTGAAGCCATTCATAGATTTGCTAGATGCTAAGGATCCGCGTACCATCAAAGTGGTGCAAACTGGTCTTTCGAATCTGTTTGCTCTCGCCGAGAAGCTGGGTGGCACGGAGAATCTATGCCTGATGGTCGAGGAACTAGGTGGCCTCGACAAGCTGGAAGCTTTGCAGCAGCACGAAAACGAAGAAGTCTATAAGAAGGCCTATGCCATAATAGATACTTATTTCAACACTGGTGACGATGAGGCCGAGCAGGAGCTAGCGCCGCAGGAGGTAAATGGTGCACTGGAGTTTAATGCCACGCAGCCCAAGGCGCCGGAGGGCGGTTATACCTTCTAA
- the LOC6634229 gene encoding odorant receptor 67a — MPKAFATFNDFMSLPVFFYHTIGVDPYESPSSKAVPSRWLYVNFLFNVTNLNFNFLMEFMFVVLYFKDAENIVDVCMTICYLGFIIVSQLKTVSVWRQKAKLNDLVYELESIFPAPNRKEQDKYRAEYYLRRGQFFLRGFSGLYLFLVVTYSFYIYVRYAIQHWLLHLPDVEKAMPYFSISPWDWHDNWSFYVMYLLQVWGAYTATTGHISADLSIYAVNMQLVMHFDYLSKSLKEFQIQAGCVHNGFAKDLKALQDLILYHNKLLRLSDVMNSVFGMPLLLNFLTSSVMVCFVGFQMTLGLSADHTVKLALFLISATVEIYLICYFSGLLIVSSEGVTAAVYEMNWLHGDTRFKKMLIFIAQRAQKPVCLKATVFLDISMETMAMFLKMSYRLFCVIRTMYQ; from the exons ATGCCAAAGGCTTTTGCAACTTTTAATGACTTTATGAGTCTGCCTGTGTTCTTTTATCATACTATCGGGGTGGATCCCTATGAATCACCTAGCTCCAAGGCAGTGCCCAGTCGTTGGCTCTATGTTAATTTTCTGTTCAATGTGACAAATCTTAACTTTAATTTTCTTATGGAGTTCATGTTTGTAGTGCTGTATTTTAAGGATGCCGAAAACATTGTGGACGTATGCATGACCATATGCTATCTTGGCTTTATCATTGTTAGCCAGCTGAAGACAGTCAGCGTGTGGCGTCAGAAGGCAAAGTTAAATGATTTGGTGTACGAATTGGAGTCAATCTTTCCAGCTCCGAATCGTAAGGAGCAGGATAAATATCGAGCTGAATACTATCTGCGCCGGGGCCAGTTTTTCTTGCGCGGCTTCAGTGGCCtttatttgtttcttgttGTCACCTACAGCTTCTATATTTATGTGCGGTATGCCATTCAGCACTGGCTGCTCCATTTGCCGGACGTCGAGAAGGCAATGCCCTACTTCTCAATTTCGCCTTGGGACTGGCACGATAACTGGAGCTTCTACGTGATGTATCTGCTGCAGGTCTGGGGCGCTTATACCGCCACCACGGGCCACATCTCGGCCGATCTGTCGATATATGCCGTCAATATGCAGCTCGTTATGCACTTTGACTATCTGTCGAAATCGCTCAAGGAGTTCCAGATACAGGCAGGATGCGTACACAATGGTTTTGCCAAGGATCTGAAAGCGCTGCAGGATTTGATTTTATATCACAACAAGCTGCTACG ACTCTCGGATGTGATGAATTCGGTCTTCGGAATGCCCTTGCTCTTGAACTTCCTCACCTCCTCCGTCATGGTCTGCTTTGTGGGCTTTCAGATGACCCTTGGTCTGAGCGCTGACCATACTGTGAAGCTGGCCCTCTTTCTGATCTCAGCCACGGTGGAAATCTATTTAATTTGCTATTTCAGCGGCTTATTAATTGTTTCG AGTGAGGGTGTGACTGCGGCCGTTTACGAGATGAATTGGTTGCACGGCGATACGCGTTTCAAAAAAATGCTTATTTTTATAGCACAACGCGCTCAGAAACCAGTTTGCCTGAAGGCGACCGTATTTTTGGACATTTCTATGGAGACAATGGCCATG TTCCTTAAAATGTCGTATAGATTGTTCTGCGTTATACGCACCATGTATCAGTAG
- the LOC6634228 gene encoding uncharacterized protein isoform X2, whose translation MVERGRIGNFTLVSNFHHFDENPPLNMLDLSVNQPQAAVREDNEFIISCTAQGSSRMQFQWFKDGANVNASKATREIWTTVLPPETKDVYTAILGVTKASRIDEGVYSCKVSDWGVEQCRSLHIHIKSPPRLRVDPASVTLQRGDSLRVRCLSPGNDDIKRYAQLGYSWTRNGVLFQSDAATAMWEDLYPDGSILKINNIQKSAEYACLVSNSVRPVSRSVYINVIERNALHVCMAESSYGLHWPTSAPGAPIITDCPRGFEGHSRRICEQRDAGNSSWLLPDFSSCVRDELLLIYNRFRALSAGFQQTNSSNILKACFEYTLQRRQSFLPGEASFLIDMLHELDTYLQLKGTQLEREMAAEIILRILDKVMQNALSLNSQQQIKKLQLLTQSAALNRETIAASQLATSTGSSSSSGSQATSSAKAADSSTTLTAQGSGGSRASSSRGAGNGDAGSAAGKLLANRGGGASGDGGAASILTVDEDTLSLDRLNSLRIYMTSVKTLPFNLRIYGEDLFSDQLYMDIGLSSRLLHIMANSTIFASVISYKNLKSFLPKTYYTRGSDPKDSDYVLASRIIQTWLFQSNRSNDNFREPLDLSFEAGHVEIIFQHESVPKTGDWVAVCGHDYKASFDSTWRSDLCITKHLMDNITRCICPLSGTYVVMLTKRQPQSTQSQTPQRPIFVIVSCACCLLQCCSAFLILLPIWCNRKCAVTFLKMQFCISTTSVMLIYLLGFMKMLPVNWHAIISSSLASLLLLGISTLIAIALVIHTELVPKKYLQIGSKPSTPTKQNKRRESLSNITQISAQSPEAAVVSRTRGRSRNHPPPNSLGSRSAAGSLALHSGSAGIRGAIGISWLLPLLFAIAAPLICSIIGKWPRHWWLELLWTRLPSDAASDASSGNGNGSGNEELSENDAGIFYGTHTLLNGDNLLLESEALLGNATGRRQPPPTLTETSSMGADVGTGTVNAVATSASSITADSSSDSNLGAVTAAALTWPQQQTPTAWDRAVPGHAQAAAFSSGLGTDSLSSSTSPSLSFILFVCIDLLFILLFFALFVILMKKLLWLWHKNRNVHTHPLDKFNTALQRRLGLLYRAGGLLLLKLCSDGCFIVYVNSTPDTLWAYPFGVSCIILGFGILFCFVIKAESQLRGPPFLSSNSSSQSSSLKQTKFNTSRTSLDENYCTTTTASINSPLSFYTNHDKEKESECIATSAAAATAVATGANAAPLQQKQGLELSSATGAGAGAGAGAVQLPLTIISTAPRCQAAIVSTAETLLSGHQQLPLTVAASPGTRCCALLSGGNVEAASTLGYAYDAYTMGGLTGSLGRRILHHQQPTHYATGPCDEFVGLETLDILQGLAADSIIGIHTSGMLPTASPHYVPLQHNPYVDFVPSPLMLSMQASALPPPTISGNLSGARTTISSATLPTPKTQKRVTILEPTSRTTFDPLLPTMVAAVVSTTTTATTTVSVTPSTQSAGVDSSSATGGDATLDRITHDLDYLLNRGSLDVETGAPPPPAVVVKKCDEPQQQQAQQSSKL comes from the exons GTCAGCGACTGGGGCGTGGAACAATGCCGCTCCTTGCACATTCACATCAAGTCGCCGCCGCGTCTGCGTGTGGATCCGGCGAGCGTTACGCTGCAGCGCGGCGATTCGTTGCGCGTGCGATGCCTCTCGCCGGGCAATGATGACATCAAGCGCTATGCCCAGCTGGGCTATAGCTGGACGCGCAATGGTGTGCTTTTTCAATCGGATGCAGCGACTGCCATGTGGGAGGATCTATATCCGGATGGCAGCATTTTAAAGATCAACAACATTCAAAAGTCCGCGGAGTATGCCTGCCTTGTGTCCAACAGCGTGCGTCCAGTGTCCAGGAGTGTCTACATCAATGTCATTGAGCGCAATGCGCTCCACGTGTGCATGGCAGAGTCGAGCTATGGATTACATTGGCCCACCAGTGCGCCGGGCGCCCCCATTATCACCGACTGCCCGCGCGGCTTTGAGGGCCATTCGCGCCGCATCTGTGAGCAACGCGACGCAGGCAACTCCAGCTGGCTGCTGCCCGACTTCTCAAGCTGTGTTCGCGACGAGCTGTTGCTCATTTACAACAGATTCAGGGCTCTAAGCGCCGGCTTTCAGCAGACCAACTCATCAAACATACTGAAGGCATGCTTTGAGTACACGCTCCAGCGGCGCCAGAGCTTTCTGCCCGGGGAAGCAAGCTTCCTCATCGATATGCTGCATGAG CTCGACACCTATTTGCAGCTGAAAGGCACACAACTGGAGCGTGAGATGGCGGCGGAGATAATACTACGCATTCTGGACAAAGTCATGCAGAATGCACTATCTCTTAACAGTCAACAG caaattaaaaagttgCAACTTTTAACGCAATCTGCGGCGCTGAACCGCGAGACAATTGCGGCCTCGCAATTGGCCACATCGAcagggagcagcagcagcagcggcagccaggCGACATCCTCGGCAAAGGCTGCTGACAGCTCGACAACTTTGACCGCACAGGGGAGCGGCGGCAGCAGGGCCAGTAGCAGCAGAGGTGCTGGCAACGGCGATGCTGGCAGCGCTGCGGGCAAGCTGCTGGCCAATCGCGGTGGTGGGGCCAGCGGCGATGGTGGCGCCGCGAGTATTTTGACAGTCGATGAGGACACGTTGTCGCTGGATCGCCTGAACTCGTTGCGCATTTACATGACCTCAGTGAAAACATTGCCGTTCAATTTACGCATTTACGG TGAGGACTTATTTTCGGATCAACTTTATATGGACATTGGACTCTCCTCACGTCTGCTGCATATCATGGCCAATTCGACAATATTTGCTTCTGTGATCTCCTATAAGAATCTTAAAAGTTTTCTACCAAAAACATATTACACACGTGGCAG CGATCCCAAGGACTCGGACTATGTGCTTGCCTCGCGCATCATACAGACCTGGCTATTTCAATCGAATCGCTCGAACGACAACTTTCGAGAACCACTCGATTTGTCCTTTGAGGCTGGCCATGTCGAGAtcatattccaacacgaaAGTGTGCCCAAAACAGGCGACTGGGTGGCTGTCTGTGG TCACGACTACAAGGCTTCCTTTGACTCCACGTGGCGCTCGGATTTGTGCATTACCAAACATCTAATGGACAATATAACCCGCTGCATTTGCCCGCTTTCCGGCACCTATGTGGTCATGCTAACCAAAAGGCAGCCGCAG TCGACGCAGTCGCAAACTCCACAGCGTCCAATATTTGTGATTGTCAGctgtgcctgctgcctgctccaGTGCTGCTCCGCCTTTCTGATCCTGCTGCCCATCTGGTGCAATCGCAAGTGCGCCGTGACCTTCCTGAAGATGCAGTTCTGCATCTCCACAACGAGTGTGATGCTCATCTACCTGCTGGGTTTCATGAAAATGCTGCCAGTG AACTGGCATGCCATAATCAGCAGCTCGCTGgcatcgctgctgctgctgggcatcTCCACGCTGATTGCCATTGCGCTGGTCATACATACGGAGCTGGTGCCGAAGAAGTATCTGCAAATCGGCAGCAAGCCCTCGACGCCAACCAAGCAGAACAAACGCCGCGAGAGTCTGAGCAATATTACGCAAATCAGTGCCCAGTCTCCGGAGGCAGCAGTCGTGAGTCGCACTCGCGGTCGCAGCAGGAATCATCCGCCGCCCAACAGCTTGGGCTCAAGATCCGCCGCCGGCTCCCTGGCACTCCACAGTGGCTCAGCAGGCATACGCGGCGCCATTGGCATTAGCTGGCTGTTGCCACTGCTGTTTGCAATTGCTGCGCCGCTAATCTGCAGCATCATAGGCAAGTGGCCGCGACACTGGTGGCTGGAGCTGCTATGGACTAGGCTGCCATCGGATGCCGCCAGCGACGCAAGCagtggcaacggcaacggcagcggcaacgagGAGCTCTCGGAGAACGATGCTGGTATCTTTTATGGCACGCATACGCTGCTCAACGGCGACAATTTACTTCTCGAGTCGGAAGCACTGTTAGGCAATGCGACGGGCAGACGACAGCCACCACCCACATTGACTGAGACATCATCAATGGGCGCAGACGTAGGCACGGGCACGGTCAATGCTGTGGCCACGTCAGCGTCATCAATCACAGCCGACAGCAGTAGCGACTCGAACTTGGGCGCCGTGACGGCTGCGGCATTGACTTGGCCGCAACAACAGACGCCTACCGCTTGGGACCGCGCCGTCCCTGGACATGCACAAGCAGCGGCATTCAGTTCCGGCTTGGGCACGGATTCGTTGTCGTCATCGACGTCGCCTTCGCTGAGCTTCATTCTGTTCGTTTGCATCGATTTGCTTTTCATTCTACTCTTCTTTGCGCTGTTTGTCATTTTAATGAAGAAACTCTTGTGGTTATGGCACAAGAATCGCAATGTGCATACGCATCCGTTGGATAAATTCAACACGGCCCTGCAGAGGCG ACTTGGCCTACTTTATCGGGCAGGCGGTTTGCTGCTCTTAAAACTCTGCAGCGATGGATGCTTTATAGTCTACGTGAATTCGACGCCGGATACTTTATGGGCGTATCCGTTTGGCGTATCGTGCATAATATTG GGCTTTGGCattctcttttgctttgtcATTAAGGCTGAGAGCCAACTGCGCGGACCACCCTTCttgagcagcaacagcagcagccagagcaGCTCGCTGAAGCAGACCAAATTCAATACCAGCAGAACCAGTCTCGACGAGAACTACTgcacgacgacgacggctAGCATCAATAGTCCACTGAGCT TCTACACCAATCATGACAAGGAAAAGGAGAGCGAGTGTATAGCAAcatcagcggcagcggcaacggctgTGGCAACCGGGGCCAACGCTGCTCCGCTGCAGCAAAAGCAAGGGCTGGAGCTGTCATCGGCAACtggagcaggagctggagctggagccggagccgTGCAACTGCCGTTGACAATCATCTCGACGGCGCCGCGCTGCCAGGCGGCTATTGTCAGCACGGCAGAGACCCTGCTTAGTGGACATCAGCAGCTGCCTTTGACGGTGGCCGCCTCGCCAGGCACTCGCTGTTGTGCGCTGCTTAGCGGCGGCAACGTGGAGGCAGCCAGTACCCTGGGCTATGCCTACGATGCCTACACGATGGGTGGGCTGACGGGCAGCCTGGGCCGACGCATCTTGCACCACCAGCAACCCACGCACTATGCGACCGGCCCTTGTGACGAATTTGTGGGCCTCGAGACGCTGGATATACTGCAGGGCCTGGCGGCAG ACAGCATCATTGGCATACACACCAGTGGCATGCTGCCCACAGCCTCGCCCCATTACGTGCCGCTGCAGCACAATCCGTACGTGGACTTTGTGCCCAGTCCGCTGATGCTCAGCATGCAGGCGTCGGCGCTGCCGCCACCCACTATTAGCGGCAATCTGAGCGGTGCTCGGACAACCATATCCAGTGCCACGCTGCCGACGCCGAAGACACAGAAGCGCGTCACCATACTAGAGCCGACATCGCGCACCACCTTCGATCCGCTGCTGCCCACAATGGTGGCTGCAGTCGTCTCCACCACAACCACAGCCACCACAACGGTTTCTGTCACGCCGTCCACGCAGAGCGCTGGAGTGGACAGCAGCAGTGCTACAGGCGGCGATGCGACACTGGATCGCATCACGCACGATCTGGACTATTTGCTCAATCGCGGCAGTCTGGATGTGGAGACAGGAGCACCACCACCGCCCGCCGTCGTAGTCAAAAAATGCGATgagccacaacagcagcaagccCAGCAAAGCAGCAAATTATAA